From the genome of Porphyromonadaceae bacterium W3.11:
CTTCGAGAGCCGTTTCGTTTCGACGGTTATAATGGAAAGCAGAATATGGCTGGTATGACTGTAACAAAAAATATTCTTCCCGTAATGAGGGAGGCAAGGAATCAGACTCTGAGATGTGCTGGGCAGCTGCCAATTCCAATTCTATCCATTGGTGGCTAGAACAAAATAAAGATTATATCAAGCGCTATGGTACTTATACTGGTCCTAGTCATTATAGCTTGTCTGATAGTGAGGTCTTTTCATTTTTCAAAAAACATTTCGAGAATACTGGTAATGATTTGGGTGCTACGTTGAGTTGGTTCTTTACTGGTCGATATGGCTTAGAGACCAAAGACGGAGCTGCATTTTTCGAAGATGTCCTAGGGAAAGATGAAATCGTGGCTAGGATTGTATCCGTATATGCTGATAATATGACACAAGAGATAAAGAAAGCACTCCAATCAAAGGAGGCAATCACCTGTGGTATCAAGTTGCCTCGTCTGAATCACGCTATATCGATTTGGGGTGCTGACTTTGATAGCGATGGAAATGTCTCAGCCATCTATATCGCAGATAGCAATGACCGAGATATCTCCGAGCAGGAAAAAGTATGTTCATATTATTGGGATCGCTGCCGAGTCCCGGCAGGCTTAATACGCAAGCCCATTAAGATAAGAGATGGCAATGTATATATGGAAAGTAGTTCCCCTGGTTATTTTACTATCCAAATATATGAATTGAACTTCTTGAGTTTGAAAACCAAGGAGTGGGAAGATTACTTCCGTCGCCATCCGAAGTTATGACATCCTCGCAGGTGTAGTATATCTACTGCTTGTGGGTAGTGTCCCAAAAAGTGTTTACGCCAGAATGCGATAGGGATGTGTTCGGCAAAGGGTAAAACCATAGATTTTCCTTGGTTATCAAATAATAGTGGGGAATACTTTCTCATGAAAGTATTCCCCACCATCTTATATCTTAAGATATATAGCCAATCACACTACTGTAGTTGAGATGCGGCAAGCAACTTAATATGACGTACCATACTCAACAATCCATTAGATCTTGTAGGAGAAAGATGCTCCTTCAAGCCCACTTCATCTATGAAGTAGAGATCAGCGTTCAATATATCTTCAGGTTTCTGACCACTAAGTACTCTTAACAACATCGCTATGATGCCCTTTACAATAACAGCATCGCTGTCAGCTCTCAATTGAAGTCGTCCCTCATCATCCATTTCACCCGTGATCCAAACTCGACTTTGACAGCCTTCTATCACGTTATTGGGGACTTTATCAGCCTCTGGAAGAGGCTCGAGCTGTCCACCCATATCAATGATGAGTTGATAGCGATCCATCCAATCGTCTAAAAGTGAAAAATCATCGATAATCTCGTCTTGTATATCTTTAATAGTCATCACCGTCTAGTACTCTTTACTTCTTGTATCTTTCGGATAGCACCTTAAGCATATCCTTAGTCATACTTTCTAGATCATA
Proteins encoded in this window:
- a CDS encoding SufE family protein, translating into MTIKDIQDEIIDDFSLLDDWMDRYQLIIDMGGQLEPLPEADKVPNNVIEGCQSRVWITGEMDDEGRLQLRADSDAVIVKGIIAMLLRVLSGQKPEDILNADLYFIDEVGLKEHLSPTRSNGLLSMVRHIKLLAASQLQ
- a CDS encoding IdeS/Mac family cysteine endopeptidase (This family includes IgM or IgG-cleaving cysteine proteases.), which gives rise to MSWFFTGRYGLETKDGAAFFEDVLGKDEIVARIVSVYADNMTQEIKKALQSKEAITCGIKLPRLNHAISIWGADFDSDGNVSAIYIADSNDRDISEQEKVCSYYWDRCRVPAGLIRKPIKIRDGNVYMESSSPGYFTIQIYELNFLSLKTKEWEDYFRRHPKL